In Flavobacterium praedii, the DNA window GGTTTTGGTGAGGCTACTTCAAATCCATATTATAACATTACTGTGGATTCTATGAGAGCCAATTTAGAAGCGATCATTCCGTTTATTGAATCACATAATGATGAAACTCCTGAGGAATTCTGGGATAGCGCTTCGGCATTATTAAAAAACGACATGTTTGCTTTATGTGCTTTGGATATGGCTTACAACGATTTGTATGCCAAGAAAAAGGGCAAGAAACTATACGAACTTTGGGGAAATTCTCCATCGCACAACCCAAAAACCGATTACACTATTGGGATAGACAAAATAGACAAAATGGTCATGAAACTCAAAGAGATGCCATGGCCCATTTATAAAATTAAATTAGGTACCAAAGACGATATTGCTATTGTAACAGAATTACGCAAACATACTGATGCTCGTTTTCGAATAGATGCCAATTGCGGTTGGACGGTTACAGAAACGATTAACAATGCTGTTGCATTAAAAAAGCTAGGGGTCGAGTTTTTGGAACAACCCATAAAAGCAGATCAGTGGGCGGCCCACAAAGAAGTCTTTAAACATTCTGTCTTGCCAATTATTGCCGACGAGAGTTGTATCATAGAGGAAGACGTTGCCAAATGTCATCATCATTTTCACGGTGTGAATATAAAATTGGTGAAATGTGGTGGGCTTACACCAGCCAGAAGAATGATTGCCGAAGCCAAACTCTTGGGTATGAAAACTATGGTGGGATGTATGACAGAATCCTCGGTTGGAATTTCGGCAATTGCCCATTTATTGCCACAATTGGATTTTGTAGATATGGATGGCGCTTTGTTATTATCAGAAGATATTGCCTCCGGAGTAACAATTACTGATGGAATTATACATTATGCAGATTCTAATGGAATTGGAGTTACACTAAATTAAATAACATGGATGTAAACGAGATTCCAAATAGAGTGTTTTATAAGGATGAAAAAGAATATCTATATTTTGGTGGTACCAATTATTTAGGAGTTACTACCCTACCAGAATTCCAATCAATACTTTGGAAAAGTTTGAAAAAATGGGGAACAAGTTATGGAAGTTCGAGATCAGCAAATATTCAATTAGAAATTTATAAAACCGCCGAAGATCTACTGTGCAAATTGATGCGTACGGAAGCTACTGTTACCGTTTCATCTGGGATGTTGGCTGGAAAACTGGCATTAGAACAATTACAACACACCACTGATTTAATTTTTCACTTCCCCGGTACTCATCCTGCTTTAATACATCCTTCTTCTTTGCCGTTACTTCTAAATGGAAAATTAAATCCATTTCTTTTTGACAGTACTGTTTTAAAAATAGGAATAGTTGCCGATGCGATTCCTTCATTAGAGGTCACTCCTATTGATTTAAGTATTATAAATAAAATTCCAAATGAAAAAAAAATAACGTTACTACTAGACGAATCTCATAGTATTGGAATAATGGGTAATGAGGGCCAAGGTATTTTGAAGCAATACGAGTTACCAAACATTATCCAAAAAATAGCCATTGCATCCTTTGGTAAAGCCTTAGGGTTATCAGGCGGATATATCTCAGGTGATTTGGATTTTATAAATGGAATAAAAAAACTACAAAATTGTATTGGCGCTTCAGGAATGAATCCAGCATTTCTAGAAACTTTTGTAAACGCACAAGAAATCTACCAATTGCAAAGACAACTTTTAAAGCAAAATATAAAGCATGTTGCTGAAAATTTAATACCAAATCCAGCTTTTACTTTTTCAAAAGAATATCCAGTAATCTATTTTGACAATGAAGAAGTTTTACAATTAGTATTAGAAAATAATATAATACCAACCTGTTTCCCCTATCCCACTTCCTCGGGAAAATTAAGCCGAATTGTTATCTCCGCCCATCATACAAAAGAAGACTTAGATAAAATGATTCAGCAATTGAATATTGCAACAAAATTATCTTCAGATTTTGAAGGCGATATCCGATTTGTGTTGTAATTTATGAATCAGCATTTTTCAAAGTGTATACTTAAAAGTATAACTGCAAAGAATTATGCACTTCAAACACATTAAACTTAAAATGCATTTTTAACATTAAACAACATTCTTATTTGATTTATAACATATCCATATATTTTGAAACAATTACACTCTTTTAAAAAGAAAATCTGATACAAATAAGCTTGTATAATTACATAAAATTATACATTTTTCGATTTAAATACGAATTTAAACAAATGACCCCTAATTTAATGGGGTCTAAATGAAAATATCATAAAAATTAAAAACCAACACCCATTTTAACTACCGCTTATGAATGATTTTTTATTTTTGCAAAAAAAATTAATTTTTAAAACAATGCGAAAAATAGTTTTAACTGTGATTCTAGTCACAATTTTGGTATTAACCTATTTCTCTAATTTTTTCCTGACCAACAACACAATAAACCCATCCGAAGTTGCAAAATTCAACACCGGTGACATTGCATGGATGCTTGTAGCCTCAGCCTTAGTGTTATTAATGACACCAGGACTTGGGTTCTTTTACGGTGGAATGGTTGGAAAAAAAAATGTTATTAGTACAATGCTCCAAAGTTTTATGGCAATGGTTATTGTAACCGTATTATGGGTCCTTATTGCATTTGGATTATCCTTTGGCCCATCAATAGGAGGCATAATCGGTAACCCATTACCTTACATACTATTTCAAGGGGTAGGAATTGGAACTTCCTGGAAACTTGCCCCTACAATTCCATTTTTATTATTTGCTTTATTTCAAGTTAAGTTTGCAATAATTACACCCGCAATAGTAACAGGTGCTTTTGCAGAACGCATTCGTTTTTGGGCTTACATGCTATTTATGGTTTTATTCATATTATTTGTATATGCTCCACTTGCACATATGACTTGGCATCCAGACGGAATATTATTCAACCTTGGTGTACTTGATTTTGCCGGTGGAACGGTAGTACATATGAGTGCAGGATGGGCAGCATTAGCAGGCGCAATGTTTCTTGGAAAACGCAAAGTTCCCAAAGCAAATCCGGCGCGTATCACTTATGTGCTATTAGGCACAGGATTACTTTGGTTTGGATGGTTTGGTTTTAATGCAGGTTCAGCTATGGGAGCTAATGGTCTTGCTGCTCAAGCATTAGGCACAACAACAGTAGCAGCCGCAGCCGCCTCAATGGCATGGGTATTTATTGATAAAATAATGGGCCACAAACTTTCAGCAATGGGAGCTTGTATAGGTGCTGTAGTAGGTTTAGTAACTATTACTCCAGCTGCAGGATATGTTAGCATGCCACATGCAATAACAATAGGCGTGTTAGGTAGTTTAATTAGTAACATTATGGTAAGTAAATTTCCAAAAGGCAAAATTGACGATGCTTTAGATGTTTTTGCCTGCCATGGCGTTGGAGGAATGGTAGGAATGGTATTAACAGGCGTCTTTGCTTCAAAAAATATAAATCCAGCAGTAGTAGATCAAGGTTTGGCTTTTGGAGAAACAAAGTTATTCACCAACCAAATGATTGCATTAGTAGGGGTTTCAATATTTGCATTTACAATGTCTTACTTCCTTTTCTTTATTGTTAATAAAATAACTCCTTTAAGAGTTTCTGAAGAAAGAGAAGAATTAGGACTCGATATCAGTCAACATGGCGAATACCTATAATACTATTAAATTTTAATAATTCTAAGCACTCTAAAAATCATTTTAGGGTGTTTTTTTTTACCAGCAATACTCCTAACTACAATTCCACAAAAAAAACAACATATTGAATATAATATCAATTTCATCATTCAAAAGATATGATAGATATTAAAAACAATATTTCATATCATTTAGTCTAAAGATTTCCCTTATAGTATTCAATTATAACTAAAATATTTGAAACACAAAAACATAAAGTAAGCTTCATACAAAATGCAATACTGAATAAAAATTAAGTTAACATTAACATTTTTACCGTTCAATTACCCAAAAAGTCGATAATCCCAACCAATACTTGCTTATTTAAGAATAAACTATCAAAAAATACTTAACTATTCATTAACACATTCTATATTTATCATTCAAAAAATATTTACCCCTCAAAATTCATGGGTATATAATTATAAATTCATAAAAATACGCCATCACACCCTATTTTTTTTGCATGTGTCAATACATTTAATACTTTTATAAAAAAATTAAAACCAAAAACTATGCGAAAAATTATTTTAGGTGTGATACTAATCACCATTCTGGTATTATCAATTTTCTCAATTCATTTCTTTGTAGAATCTCCAACATTAGGCGCTCATGTTGTCGAATTAAAATTAGACACAGGAGACACTGCTTGGATGATAGTTGCCTCAGCTCTTGTATTATTAATGACTCCAGGATTAGGATTCTTTTACGGAGGGATGGTTGGCAAAAAGAATGTAATTAGTACCATGTTACAAAGCTTTATGGCAATGGTTATAGTAACTGTATTATGGGTTATAATCGGATTTGGATTGTGCTTCGGACCTTCTATTGGAGGTATTATTGGAGACCCAACTTCGAACATTTTCTTTCAAGGTGTTAGTGCAAATACCGCTTGGGAACTAGCACCAACAATTCCATTCATTTTATTTGCACTATTTCAAGCAAAATTTGCAATCATTACTCCTGCATTAATAACTGGAGCATTTGCTGAACGAGTTCGTTTCTGGGCTTACTTATTATTCATGGTATTGTTCATTTTATTTGTGTACGCTCCATTATGTCATATGACTTGGCATCCTGATGGATTATTCTTCGGATGGGGAGTATTAGATTTTGCTGGAGGTACCGTGGTTCACATGAGTGCTGGTTGGGCTGCTTTAGCTGGAGCTATCTTCTTAGGAAAAAGAAAAGTACAAAAAACAAACCCTGCTCGTATCACTTATGTTTTATTAGGAACTGGTTTATTATGGTTCGGATGGTTTGGTTTCAACGCTGGATCTGCTGTAGGTGCAAGTAGTCTTGCTGCTCAAGCATTAGGAACCACAACTGTTGCTGCAGCTGCCGCTGCCATGGCATGGGTATTTATGGATAAAATCCTTGGACATAAACTTTCTGCAATGGGAGCTTCCATCGGAGCAGTAGTAGGTTTGGTTGCCATTACCCCTGCAGCAGGATTCGTAAGTATTCCTCACGCAATAGCCATTGGTATTATCGCCAGTATCATAAGTAACTTTGTAGTGAGTAAATTCCCTAAAGGCAAAATTGATGATGCCTTAGACGTATTTGCTTGTCATGGAGTTGGAGGTATGGTAGGTATGCTTTTAACTGGTGTATTTGCATCAAAAGCCATAAACCCAATTGTAGGTGATAACCAAGGTTTAATTTTTGGTGATGCTACATTATTTTTAATCCAATTGAAAGCATTAGTTATAGTTTCTATATTTGCTTTCACAGTATCATATGCATTATTCTTCATTGTAAATAAAATCACTCCGTTACGAGTTACCGAAGAAAAAGAAGAATTAGGATTAGACATCTCTCAACACGGAGAATTCCTTTAAAAAAAACCACTAACCAAACCATTTTTCAAAAACACTCTAGAATTTATTTTAGAGTGTTTTTTTTTATTTAGTCTTAGATTAAAATTTTTTAATTTTCAATTCACCTACCCTATTAATTATCATACATACCAATATTAACAATATTACAATATTTTATATTTAGCTTGTAAAATATACATATTTTTACTTAATTTATAAAAAATTTACATTAAGCCATTTTATAAATTAATTTCACATGAATATCTCCACATGCCCTGCATTCACACCTAAGGACGCTTTATTGGTATTAGAAAAACACTGGGGAATAACCGGTCTTTTAAAACCACTTGACAGTTATTTGGACCAAAACTTTTTAGTAAAATCAAAAGATGGCCGTAAATATGTACTTAAAATTGCCAATATAGAAACGCCAGAACTATGGTTGGATCTTCAAAATCAATCATTAAATCATTTACAAGGAAATACAATTCCCCAAATAATTAATTCTAAAGATGAAAAACAGATGCTTTTTATCCAATCACATTGGTGGAGAGTTTTAAATTTTTTAGAAGGCACAATGTTATCTACGGTTCCTTATCGGTCTCAAAAACTATTACAAAATATTGGAACTTTTGTTGGACAAATTTCAAATCAACTAGCTACTTTTTCACATGAAGCTGCCGAAAGACCTTTGCAATGGGATTTACAACAATCGGCTTCATTATTAGAAAATTGGGTCACTTTTGTTGACGATAAAAAAACAAAAAGTACAATATTGTCTATCATGGAAAATTGGAAAAGCAAAATTCCAGAAATTAGTAAAGTCCGCAGAAGCATCATCCATGCCGATTTAACCCGTTACAACCTTTTACTCGATAATTCAGGAAGTCAAATACAAGGGATTATTGATTTTGGTGATGTTTGTCTTTCCTGGACAATCGGAGAATTAGCCGTTTTAGTTTTAGAATCAGCTATGACGGGAAGTCCAACCCCATTTGCCGATGCCTACGAAGTAATAAAAGCGTATCACGATGTCTTTCCGATTACAAAAGAAGAAGTCCAACTGTTATATCCTTTAATTCAATTGCGGTCTGCAACCATTGTAAGTGCATCAGCCAGACAATTATCCATGGAACCCGATAATGAATATGTTAAAAAACAAGCAATAGCCGATCGCGAAATGTTTCAGCAACTTTCTTTAGCAAAAAATGATTTTGCAACTGCTCTTTTTTTAAAAGCCTGCAATTTTGAAAGTGATGTAATGAAAAAATTTGATGCTTATTTTGAAACCAAAAAAATAACTTCTCTTTTTAAAGAAGCCATAAACTTTAAAACAATTGACATTAGTCCATCTTCCGATATCTATAATAATGGAGCATGGACAAATCCTGAAACTTGTAAAGAAAACATCAAATCCAAGCTGGAAAATGGTTTCGGAATTACTGCAGCATACTCTACAATTATAAAACCTTATGCAAATAGTATAAAAGAAACCGAAACTATTGCTTTAGGAATATATGCTTTTGCACCAATTGAGACTATAATTTATGCACCAACAGACTGTACTTTTATAAAACAAACCACCGAAAAACTGATTTTTAAAGCCAGTGATTTTTACATTTATATTTCTGGAATTACCTCCAATTTAGAAATCGGCACTAATTTAAAAAAAGGCGAAATTTTAGGAATAATAACATCCGAGAAAACAGATTCACCATTTCCTCCTCATGTTTTTATACAAATAGACGCATCTGGCAATGCGCCAATCTATTGTCTGCCTAGCGAAAGAATGGGTTGGGAAATTTTATGTCCTGATCCTGCTGTCTTTCTACAATTAAAATCTAAAAAAGATGTTATAAACAACCAAACATTAGAAACACGCAGAAGCAAAATTATTCAACAAGCTCAGGAATACTATTATCAAAAACCGATGAATCTTGTGCGTGGTTGGCAGCAATACCTCATTGCAGATGATGGTCAAGTCTATTTGGATGCTATAAATAATGTGGCACATATTGGACATTCTCATCCAAAAATAGTAGAAGCAGCCACCAAGCAACTTCAAAAACTGAATACCAATGCCCGCTTTTTGTATGAAGACAACATCAATTATGCTGAACGTTTATTACATCATTTCCCAGAATCTTTACAAGTGATTTTCTATACTTGTACTGGAAGCGAGGCCAACGATCTCGCTTTACGATTAGCAAGAGCATACACCAATCAAAATGACATACTGGTTATTGATGGCGAGTACCACGGAAACACAACTGCTGTAGATGAAATAAGTACCTGCTTGATGGATAATCCCACTGCTTCCAAAAGCATACGACCCTTTACACATCCGCTACTACAACCCAATACATTTAGAGGAAAATACAAAGCTGACACTCCTAATGTAGCTGAACTTTATGCGGAAGATGTTGATGAAAAAATAGCCTTTATTCATTCTCAAGGACGTGGTGTTGCCGCTTTTATATCCGAATCTTTATTGGGTTCTGGCGGCGGAGTAGAAATGCCAAAAGGGTATTTAAAAAAAGTATACGAATCTGTTCATCAAGCGGGTGGCGTATGCATAGCAGATGAAGTACAAATTGGTTTTGGGAGAATGGGAAGTCATTTTTGGGGTTTTCAAAAAGAAGAAGTTTTGCCAGACATAGTTACTCTAGGAAAACCCATGGGGAATGGACATCCTATTTCGGCGGTTATTACAACTCGAAAAATTGCTGATGCCTATAAAGAAAAATATACGTATTTCAACACCTTTGCGGGTAATCCAGTTTCTTGCCAAATTGCGAATACAGTTTTGGATGTTATCGAAAATGAAAAATTACAACAAAATGCTGCAGAAGTAGGCCAATTCTTAAAACAAGAATTAGAAAAACTAATTGATGAATTCGAAACTGTAGGTGCTGTTTACGGACACGCTATGTATTTGGGAGTAGATTTGGTCAAAGACAAAAAATCAAGAACTCCAGATAGTCAAAAAGCATTATGGGTGTCGGAAGCGATGAAACAAAATGGAATTATAATTTACCCAACAGGAGATTATTACAATATTCTTAAAATAAAACCGCCCATGTGTTTTACCAAAGAAAATGCAACTTTTCTGGTCGAATCCTTACGAATGATTTTGACAAAAATGGAAAATTAAAACACTTACGTTCGATACAAAAAAACCCAATCTTTTAAAGGATTGGGTTTTTTACTTATTTTTTAAAATTGGCTATTCCTGTTTTTAACCAACTAAGATATTCTTCAACTGAAACATAACTTATAGTAGGCTGTTTAGTATTTAAAGAGTTTCCCTGTAAATCAGTCAAAACATACAATGGCTGCGTGTTGGTATTGTATTTTGTGATCATAAAATCAGTCCATTTATCTCCAATTGTTTCAATTTCTGAACCTGTTGATTTTGAAATAAATTGTTCCGATTTTGGTAATGGCCTTTTATCATCTACATATAAAGAAATAAGTACTACTTCATTATTCAATATAGGCAGAATACTTGCATCCGACCAAACATTGTTTTCCATTTTTCGGCAATTTACACAGGCATGTCCAGTAAAATCGAGCATAATGGGTTTATTTACTGTTTTGGCATAAGCCAATCCTTTGTCATAATCATCAAACACAACAATTTGATGCGGACCCAATTTGGCTCCCTCAGGCAAAATAGTTGTTGATGTACTGGCTACATTTACACTACCAACACCCAGCGGACTTTCACTATATTCCATTGGAGGTGGAAATGCACTAATTAATTTAAGTGGTGCACCCCAAAGACCAGGAATTAAATAAATCGTAAAAGAAAGAACAATCAAACCCAAAGACAATCTCCCAACCGAAATATGACTTAAAGGACTATCATGTGGTAATGTAATTTTTCCGAATAAATAAAAGGCTAATGTTCCAAAAATAGCAATCCAAATCACCAAGAACACTTCTCTTTCCAATAAATGCAATTGCAATACCAAATCGGCATTCGATAAAAATTTAAAGGCCAAAGCCAATTCCAGAAATCCCAAAACCA includes these proteins:
- a CDS encoding dipeptide epimerase — protein: MKIIIRTFKLKLKHTFTISRESHDIQPTLIVELQSDGYSGFGEATSNPYYNITVDSMRANLEAIIPFIESHNDETPEEFWDSASALLKNDMFALCALDMAYNDLYAKKKGKKLYELWGNSPSHNPKTDYTIGIDKIDKMVMKLKEMPWPIYKIKLGTKDDIAIVTELRKHTDARFRIDANCGWTVTETINNAVALKKLGVEFLEQPIKADQWAAHKEVFKHSVLPIIADESCIIEEDVAKCHHHFHGVNIKLVKCGGLTPARRMIAEAKLLGMKTMVGCMTESSVGISAIAHLLPQLDFVDMDGALLLSEDIASGVTITDGIIHYADSNGIGVTLN
- a CDS encoding aminotransferase class I/II-fold pyridoxal phosphate-dependent enzyme codes for the protein MDVNEIPNRVFYKDEKEYLYFGGTNYLGVTTLPEFQSILWKSLKKWGTSYGSSRSANIQLEIYKTAEDLLCKLMRTEATVTVSSGMLAGKLALEQLQHTTDLIFHFPGTHPALIHPSSLPLLLNGKLNPFLFDSTVLKIGIVADAIPSLEVTPIDLSIINKIPNEKKITLLLDESHSIGIMGNEGQGILKQYELPNIIQKIAIASFGKALGLSGGYISGDLDFINGIKKLQNCIGASGMNPAFLETFVNAQEIYQLQRQLLKQNIKHVAENLIPNPAFTFSKEYPVIYFDNEEVLQLVLENNIIPTCFPYPTSSGKLSRIVISAHHTKEDLDKMIQQLNIATKLSSDFEGDIRFVL
- a CDS encoding ammonium transporter — its product is MRKIVLTVILVTILVLTYFSNFFLTNNTINPSEVAKFNTGDIAWMLVASALVLLMTPGLGFFYGGMVGKKNVISTMLQSFMAMVIVTVLWVLIAFGLSFGPSIGGIIGNPLPYILFQGVGIGTSWKLAPTIPFLLFALFQVKFAIITPAIVTGAFAERIRFWAYMLFMVLFILFVYAPLAHMTWHPDGILFNLGVLDFAGGTVVHMSAGWAALAGAMFLGKRKVPKANPARITYVLLGTGLLWFGWFGFNAGSAMGANGLAAQALGTTTVAAAAASMAWVFIDKIMGHKLSAMGACIGAVVGLVTITPAAGYVSMPHAITIGVLGSLISNIMVSKFPKGKIDDALDVFACHGVGGMVGMVLTGVFASKNINPAVVDQGLAFGETKLFTNQMIALVGVSIFAFTMSYFLFFIVNKITPLRVSEEREELGLDISQHGEYL
- a CDS encoding ammonium transporter, which codes for MRKIILGVILITILVLSIFSIHFFVESPTLGAHVVELKLDTGDTAWMIVASALVLLMTPGLGFFYGGMVGKKNVISTMLQSFMAMVIVTVLWVIIGFGLCFGPSIGGIIGDPTSNIFFQGVSANTAWELAPTIPFILFALFQAKFAIITPALITGAFAERVRFWAYLLFMVLFILFVYAPLCHMTWHPDGLFFGWGVLDFAGGTVVHMSAGWAALAGAIFLGKRKVQKTNPARITYVLLGTGLLWFGWFGFNAGSAVGASSLAAQALGTTTVAAAAAAMAWVFMDKILGHKLSAMGASIGAVVGLVAITPAAGFVSIPHAIAIGIIASIISNFVVSKFPKGKIDDALDVFACHGVGGMVGMLLTGVFASKAINPIVGDNQGLIFGDATLFLIQLKALVIVSIFAFTVSYALFFIVNKITPLRVTEEKEELGLDISQHGEFL
- a CDS encoding aminotransferase class III-fold pyridoxal phosphate-dependent enzyme; translated protein: MNISTCPAFTPKDALLVLEKHWGITGLLKPLDSYLDQNFLVKSKDGRKYVLKIANIETPELWLDLQNQSLNHLQGNTIPQIINSKDEKQMLFIQSHWWRVLNFLEGTMLSTVPYRSQKLLQNIGTFVGQISNQLATFSHEAAERPLQWDLQQSASLLENWVTFVDDKKTKSTILSIMENWKSKIPEISKVRRSIIHADLTRYNLLLDNSGSQIQGIIDFGDVCLSWTIGELAVLVLESAMTGSPTPFADAYEVIKAYHDVFPITKEEVQLLYPLIQLRSATIVSASARQLSMEPDNEYVKKQAIADREMFQQLSLAKNDFATALFLKACNFESDVMKKFDAYFETKKITSLFKEAINFKTIDISPSSDIYNNGAWTNPETCKENIKSKLENGFGITAAYSTIIKPYANSIKETETIALGIYAFAPIETIIYAPTDCTFIKQTTEKLIFKASDFYIYISGITSNLEIGTNLKKGEILGIITSEKTDSPFPPHVFIQIDASGNAPIYCLPSERMGWEILCPDPAVFLQLKSKKDVINNQTLETRRSKIIQQAQEYYYQKPMNLVRGWQQYLIADDGQVYLDAINNVAHIGHSHPKIVEAATKQLQKLNTNARFLYEDNINYAERLLHHFPESLQVIFYTCTGSEANDLALRLARAYTNQNDILVIDGEYHGNTTAVDEISTCLMDNPTASKSIRPFTHPLLQPNTFRGKYKADTPNVAELYAEDVDEKIAFIHSQGRGVAAFISESLLGSGGGVEMPKGYLKKVYESVHQAGGVCIADEVQIGFGRMGSHFWGFQKEEVLPDIVTLGKPMGNGHPISAVITTRKIADAYKEKYTYFNTFAGNPVSCQIANTVLDVIENEKLQQNAAEVGQFLKQELEKLIDEFETVGAVYGHAMYLGVDLVKDKKSRTPDSQKALWVSEAMKQNGIIIYPTGDYYNILKIKPPMCFTKENATFLVESLRMILTKMEN